The DNA sequence ATGTCAGTTGATGAACCAACACCAATAACAACACGGTTGATATATGTGTTTTCGTTCCCGTTATATAACTCCGCAGAAAACTCATCATTTTTATCTGAATACGCTGATTTTTTTGCAGAACCAAACCCCGTAAGGCCACTTATATCATTCGGTAAAAGCTGAATCGCATTTTGAGAGAACTTATTCAAACATGAGTCAATAACTACTTTGGCCAGTGCCTTGTCATTCATGTTAGGAACTGACTGTATAACGCATTCATCATATGTTTGTGGAACTACTGATAAATAGTAAGTGTATGAAGCTACAGATACTGCTGAAAATACAGCGATAGAAGCTATTATACTTTTTGTATATAATTTATAAACGTTATCACAATCACTCATACTCTTTCCTTAAAGTTTTATTTTTCTCTCTATGAAGACCGCTACGATCCTACAGTTACCATGTATATGCAGGATTGAACAGTTTTAATAACTTGAATGTCCCCGGTAAAAAATGATTAGCGGGGGCACTTCTACGAAATACTAGATGCAGACTTAAGTAACCACTAATTCAGCCAGTCTATGTCAGCTCCTGGCACTTTTATAGTGCGAATAAAACTGCGAATTGTTTGTATTCCATTCTGCGAAATTCGCAGTTTTACTCAGTCAGAAAATTTATCTGATGTTCCTATATCAACTGGCTAACACATAAAATCCAGAGGTAAAAAAACCACCGAAGCAGCCTTATATTTGTAGAAAAGGTTTATAAAATTAATCCTCCCGAGCAAGTTTCAGATGAACGGCCGCCACAACGAGAACCGTCTGCTGCACGAGCGCAATCATGCTGGCAGTTTCCTGAGTAACCTGTAGTGCTAATGCAAATAGAAAGTAAAGTCATGAACAGTAAAACCAGTTTTTCATTATCAACTCCCTTTTTTGCTTTTACGCTGACCTCGACCCTCTTGGAATGCTTCATGTATAGCATCGGATATAATGGATGGGGCTGGTTTGTTCCACTCTTCTGGATGCTCCGTAAGATATTTTTTGACAATAAAACACATTTGTCCAACCGTCACGTTAGCTGGAACCATTAAATCAATGCCATATGAATCAATCGTTCCAACCACATACCCCATAAAGTAATCTGCGGCAAAAGACTCCTTGTTATTTGTATAATCTGTGGCGCCTTCATATAGATCCGCTCCAGTCCTAAACGCAGCAGACACTTGATTGCTAGATGAAAGAAATAAAATTGCTATTAATATCCGAGAAATAAACCTGAATCCATTCATTTTAAACACCAGTAATTAGAGATCTATACCATCTGCTTAACCGCCCCAATACTCCAGCAGTTTCCATTGTTCTGCATAGTTTGGCATGCCAGATTAAACGGCTTAAGCAATTTCACAGGTCCGTCCTGTATATACTTTTTATCGTGGTTCTACTTGATACCTCAAGCATCAAGACAATAATCTTTCCGTTTGACTGATCAGGATCAATATTGAATACGTTAGCTAGGCTCACGGCACAAGTAATGCCAAGATGGATGTTGGTTTTACCCCGATTTGATGGACACCTAGTTAAGCGTAAATATTCCCGCACTTCAGATGACGAGCCCTTGCCAAGATCAGGCAGATAAAGCTACGTTCGCAAAATCACAGCATTCACTCTGAGCAATTCTAGTGTGCTGGAACAGTCAACATCTATCTTCGAACGGCAGTATTCACCATGCTGAACCGGACTGTTATTGCCTCTAGGTGCGCCAGCAATTTAACCTTGCCGCCCACGTTTCGTTTTTAAGCAGTATCCAGTTCTGTAGTGATTACTCAGCCATTGACAGAGTTAGTACATCAATAGTAATTCAGGCTATACCTATGAAACGCTGACAAAATATCACCAAAATATATGCGAGCGTTCGGTTAATTGAGTGAATAAGTCGACGTAGTTTTGTGAAATATTGGCTCATAAATTAGTGTCACATAGACGACAGATACAAGAAAGGCCACGGAACAGCACCCTCGGGGTGTATTTTTCATTTATCTTGATATGCAAACACCGTCCACGTATCCTGCTTCTTTTAAGCATCGTCCGCCAACACCACAATCAGTGTTAAAGCTACATGTATCACCGGCTGACCCACTTAGATCCAGCGGGTTATAAGCAGGATTGCTATCGTTTGAGTTACCCGGGCTGATTCCGCCAGCACAATATCCATATAGCTGCCCTGATCCCTTTAAACATTTGCTACCAGGTGAGCAGTCAACATCAAACGCACAAGCAAATGAAACAGAAGGGAAGAACATTGCGGCAATTAATAGCCACTTCATGACATCCATGTTTATCTCCATTATTGAATAGACAGTATTGAACGGTTTAAGAAATTTAAACTGGCCACCCTGTATGCGCTCTTTTATCGTAGTTTCACTTGATTCTTCAAGCATGCGATAGCAATCTTTCTATTTTGCTGATCAGAATCAATCTTGAATGAAT is a window from the Tolumonas auensis DSM 9187 genome containing:
- a CDS encoding Rap1a/Tai family immunity protein; its protein translation is MNGFRFISRILIAILFLSSSNQVSAAFRTGADLYEGATDYTNNKESFAADYFMGYVVGTIDSYGIDLMVPANVTVGQMCFIVKKYLTEHPEEWNKPAPSIISDAIHEAFQEGRGQRKSKKGS